The following are from one region of the Rattus rattus isolate New Zealand chromosome 13, Rrattus_CSIRO_v1, whole genome shotgun sequence genome:
- the LOC116914397 gene encoding claudin-22 translates to MGLVFRTATQSAALLLSLLGWALSCLTNYLPHWKNLNLELNEMENWTMGLWKSCVIQEEVGRQCKDFDSFLALPAELQISRILMSLSNGLGLLGLLASGCGLDCLRLGETRKGLKRRLLILGGTLLWTSGVMVLVPVSWVAHMTVREFWDETVPEIVPRWEFGEALFLGWFAGFCLVLGGCVLHCAACWRPAPPASGHYAVAGLGDHQQHLELKQANPEI, encoded by the coding sequence ATGGGCTTAGTCTTCCGAACGGCAACTCAGTCGGCTGCGCTCCTGCTCTCCCTGCTGGGATGGGCTTTATCCTGCCTCACAAACTACTTGCCACACTGGAAGAACCTCAACCTGGAGCTGAACGAGATGGAAAACTGGACCATGGGGCTCTGGAAATCCTGCGTCATCCAGGAGGAAGTCGGGAGGCAATGCAAGGACTTTGACTCCTTCCTGGCCTTGCCAGCCGAACTGCAGATCTCCAGGATCCTGATGTCCCTGTCCAATGGGCTGGGGCTGCTGGGCTTGCTGGCCTCTGGCTGTGGCCTGGACTGTCTGAGGCTCGGAGAGACCCGGAAGGGTCTGAAGAGGCGACTGCTCATCCTGGGAGGGACCCTGCTCTGGACCTCTGGTGTGATGGTCCTGGTTCCTGTCTCCTGGGTGGCCCACATGACCGTGCGGGAGTTCTGGGATGAGACTGTGCCTGAGATTGTGCCCAGGTGGGAGTTCGGGGAGGCCCTGTTCCTGGGCTGGtttgctggtttctgcctggtGCTTGGAGGATGTGTGCTTCACTGTGCAGCCTGCTGGAGGCCGGCTCCTCCAGCCTCGGGCCACTATGCAGTGGCGGGACTAGGAGACCACCAGCAGCATCTGGAGCTGAAACAAGCCAACCCAGAAATCTAA
- the LOC116915003 gene encoding claudin-22-like, translating into MASIFRTAMQSVALSLSLLGWVLAITTTYLPHWKNLNLELNEMENWTMGLWKSCVIQEEVGRQCKDFDSFLALPAELQISRILMSLSNGLGLLGLLASGCGLDCLRLGETRKGLKRRLLILGGTLLWTSGVMVLVPVSWVAHMTVREFWDETVPEIVPRWEFGEALFLGWFAGFCLVLGGCVLHCAACWRPAPPASGHYAVAGLGDHGSYLENGTAQPKV; encoded by the coding sequence ATGGCTTCCATCTTCAGAACTGCCATGCAATCGGTCGCGCTTTCTCTGTCATTGCTGGGATGGGTTCTAGCCATTACTACCACGTATCTGCCACACTGGAAGAACCTCAACCTGGAGCTGAACGAGATGGAAAACTGGACCATGGGGCTCTGGAAATCCTGCGTCATCCAGGAGGAAGTCGGGAGGCAATGCAAGGACTTTGACTCCTTCCTGGCCTTGCCAGCCGAACTGCAGATCTCCAGGATCCTGATGTCCCTGTCCAATGGGCTGGGGCTGCTGGGCTTGCTGGCCTCTGGCTGTGGCCTGGACTGTCTGAGGCTCGGAGAGACCCGGAAGGGTCTGAAGAGGCGACTGCTCATCCTGGGAGGGACCCTGCTCTGGACTTCTGGTGTGATGGTCCTGGTTCCTGTCTCCTGGGTGGCCCACATGACCGTGCGGGAGTTCTGGGATGAGACTGTGCCTGAGATTGTGCCCAGGTGGGAGTTCGGGGAGGCCCTGTTCCTGGGCTGGtttgctggtttctgcctggtGCTTGGAGGATGTGTGCTTCACTGTGCAGCCTGCTGGAGGCCGGCTCCTCCAGCCTCGGGCCACTATGCAGTGGCAGGACTAGGAGACCACGGTTCATACCTGGAAAATGGAACTGCACAGCCTAAAGTGTAA